From the Candidatus Pantoea soli genome, one window contains:
- a CDS encoding IclR family transcriptional regulator, whose protein sequence is MPDEKTSRARGVDRVIEIFRQLHIARQPMAMRDLIEATGAPRSSIYELVSLLSEAGLVELDAEGAVFFGREMHYYGADYMAHNDLIRRAHQLMVEIVARHGETVQLCMLEGNKYTVVLSESNAHPFKITSDIGVRVPITWTATGRLLLSNWSDRAILELIPEEDYRLASGRILDKQTFLDEIHRAGELGYCMTEGLSESFTCCMAAPIRSRNGQAVAALCFMVSRDTPEARRQMLLQELITSGQKLSDFT, encoded by the coding sequence ATGCCGGATGAAAAAACTTCGCGCGCGCGCGGCGTTGACCGGGTTATTGAGATTTTTCGTCAGCTGCATATTGCGCGTCAGCCGATGGCAATGCGCGATTTGATCGAGGCCACAGGGGCACCGCGCTCCAGCATCTATGAACTGGTCAGTTTGTTAAGTGAGGCTGGACTGGTTGAACTGGATGCAGAAGGCGCGGTGTTTTTTGGCCGGGAAATGCACTATTACGGTGCGGATTACATGGCGCATAACGATCTGATTCGGCGCGCGCATCAGCTAATGGTGGAAATCGTCGCGCGGCACGGCGAAACGGTGCAGCTGTGCATGCTGGAAGGTAACAAGTACACGGTGGTGCTCTCAGAGAGTAATGCGCATCCGTTCAAAATTACCTCTGACATCGGCGTGCGGGTGCCGATTACCTGGACGGCGACCGGACGACTGCTGCTCAGCAACTGGTCCGATCGGGCTATTCTTGAGCTGATCCCGGAAGAAGATTATCGGCTCGCCAGCGGCAGGATCCTCGACAAGCAGACGTTTCTGGACGAAATTCACCGTGCCGGAGAGCTGGGATACTGCATGACGGAAGGGTTATCGGAAAGTTTTACCTGCTGCATGGCCGCGCCGATTCGTTCGCGCAACGGGCAGGCGGTGGCAGCGCTCTGTTTTATGGTGAGCCGCGACACCCCGGAGGCGCGACGGCAAATGCTGCTGCAGGAGCTGATTACGTCGGGACAGAAACTGTCAGATTTTACCTGA
- a CDS encoding RidA family protein — MTIRRYGSEGGTGTGGQKLPFSRAVEADGWLYISGQTPMRDGEVVEGGIIEQTQLAFDNCLAIMREAGYRVEDVVHVTAVLTDARYFSSFNKVFSEIFHGHPPARICSVQDLVVDCKVEVDMKCFRADRK; from the coding sequence ATGACAATCCGACGTTATGGCAGTGAAGGCGGTACCGGCACTGGCGGCCAGAAACTGCCCTTTTCGCGTGCGGTTGAAGCGGATGGCTGGCTTTATATTTCAGGCCAGACGCCAATGCGCGACGGTGAGGTGGTGGAAGGTGGCATTATTGAACAGACACAGCTGGCGTTTGATAACTGCCTGGCCATCATGCGTGAAGCGGGGTATCGCGTTGAAGATGTCGTCCACGTCACCGCCGTGCTGACGGATGCGCGCTATTTCAGTTCGTTTAACAAAGTATTCAGTGAAATATTTCATGGCCATCCGCCCGCGCGCATTTGTAGCGTGCAGGATCTGGTCGTCGACTGCAAAGTCGAAGTGGATATGAAATGTTTCCGTGCCGACCGAAAATAA
- a CDS encoding amino acid ABC transporter permease yields MNYQWLTLWRYAGTFLDAAWLTLQVTLLAFVLAVALGLLSALAKASPLAPLRWISHGYVEFIRNTPVLLQIFIIFFGLPSLGITMSAFTAGILALGINVGAYLSETFRAGIQSVPKGQLEAAWILGMPRSQIFFNVVLPQAARAVWPAIINNLIQLLLGTSLLSAIALPELTGTATIINARTLLYIQTLSIVALVYLLLSNLFSWLGNVAGRRMFHPPLVTPVKKSAWGWAGKWLINAAKRENA; encoded by the coding sequence ATGAATTACCAATGGCTCACCCTGTGGCGCTATGCCGGAACCTTTCTTGATGCCGCGTGGCTGACGCTGCAGGTGACGCTGCTGGCGTTTGTGCTGGCCGTCGCGCTGGGTCTGCTCTCCGCGCTGGCCAAAGCCTCTCCGCTGGCGCCGCTACGCTGGATCAGTCACGGGTATGTGGAATTTATCCGCAATACTCCGGTGCTGTTGCAGATTTTCATCATCTTCTTTGGACTGCCCTCACTCGGTATCACCATGAGTGCCTTTACGGCCGGCATTCTGGCGCTGGGGATCAACGTAGGGGCCTATCTGTCGGAAACCTTTCGCGCCGGCATTCAGTCGGTGCCCAAAGGCCAGCTGGAAGCCGCCTGGATTCTGGGGATGCCGCGGAGCCAGATTTTTTTCAACGTCGTGCTGCCGCAGGCGGCCCGCGCGGTGTGGCCCGCCATCATCAATAACCTGATTCAGCTGCTGCTGGGCACCTCCCTGCTCTCTGCGATTGCGCTGCCAGAACTGACCGGCACAGCAACGATAATTAACGCGCGTACGCTGCTCTATATCCAGACCTTAAGCATCGTGGCGCTGGTGTATCTGCTGCTGAGCAATCTGTTCTCCTGGCTGGGTAACGTGGCAGGACGTCGGATGTTCCATCCGCCGCTGGTGACGCCCGTAAAAAAGTCCGCCTGGGGCTGGGCCGGAAAATGGCTGATTAATGCTGCGAAACGGGAGAATGCATGA
- a CDS encoding winged helix-turn-helix transcriptional regulator, with translation MPAWVDGKLFFYADSPPRRLMELFSVKWSTMVLHALYHWPGHRARTGELQRSLQGISKKMLFQTLKALEQRGLIVRHVYAVVPPKVDYRLTELGMTFAAPVEQMYQWGLDNQAALDAMEAHYRQAHEAAGETAQSEAE, from the coding sequence ATGCCAGCCTGGGTTGACGGTAAACTGTTTTTTTATGCGGATTCCCCACCGCGCCGTTTGATGGAACTGTTTTCGGTGAAGTGGAGCACGATGGTGCTGCACGCGCTCTATCACTGGCCAGGCCACCGTGCACGTACCGGTGAGCTGCAGCGCAGCCTGCAGGGCATTTCGAAAAAAATGCTGTTTCAGACTTTAAAAGCGCTGGAGCAGCGCGGGCTGATCGTGCGGCATGTCTATGCGGTGGTGCCACCGAAAGTGGATTACCGGCTGACTGAACTGGGCATGACCTTTGCCGCACCTGTTGAGCAGATGTATCAATGGGGACTGGATAATCAGGCTGCGCTTGACGCAATGGAAGCCCATTATCGCCAGGCGCACGAGGCGGCTGGCGAGACGGCACAATCAGAGGCAGAGTGA
- a CDS encoding amino acid ABC transporter ATP-binding protein, translating into MSQSAITLSRITKSFGATQVLKEISLEVSPGEVLVLIGASGSGKSTVLRIMSGLETADGGEIWVNDVPLHDRRRSAEICGHVGMVFQQFNLFPHKTALGNVTLALIKAQKLPEAEANRRGMAALTRVGLADRAHHYPAQLSGGQQQRVAIARALAVEPRIMFFDEATSALDPELVGEVMEVMRSLAREGMTMVVVTHEMGFARKTADRVVFMDQGVIAEQGTPEQIFVHPQNPRTQQFLSRVLEH; encoded by the coding sequence ATGAGCCAATCCGCTATTACGCTGAGCCGGATTACAAAATCCTTTGGTGCCACACAGGTGCTGAAAGAGATCAGCCTGGAGGTCTCACCGGGTGAAGTACTGGTCCTGATTGGCGCGTCGGGCTCCGGTAAGAGTACCGTGCTGCGCATCATGAGCGGACTGGAAACCGCTGACGGCGGTGAGATTTGGGTTAATGACGTGCCGCTGCACGATCGCCGGCGCAGTGCTGAAATCTGCGGTCACGTTGGCATGGTGTTCCAGCAGTTCAACCTGTTTCCGCACAAAACGGCGCTGGGCAATGTCACGCTGGCGCTGATCAAAGCACAAAAACTGCCGGAAGCCGAAGCCAACCGCCGCGGCATGGCCGCGCTGACCCGCGTGGGGCTGGCCGATCGCGCGCATCACTATCCGGCGCAATTGTCTGGCGGGCAGCAGCAGCGAGTGGCTATCGCCCGGGCTCTGGCCGTTGAACCGCGCATCATGTTCTTCGACGAGGCCACCTCCGCGCTGGATCCGGAGCTGGTTGGCGAAGTCATGGAAGTGATGCGCAGCCTGGCCCGGGAGGGGATGACGATGGTGGTGGTGACGCATGAAATGGGGTTTGCGCGTAAAACGGCCGATCGCGTGGTATTTATGGATCAGGGTGTGATTGCGGAACAGGGCACGCCGGAACAGATCTTTGTTCACCCGCAAAATCCGCGCACGCAGCAGTTTTTGTCACGGGTTCTGGAACATTAA
- a CDS encoding YdgH/BhsA/McbA-like domain containing protein, whose product MKTIKTLTLAAVAALSVASFGSFAAESISVHGSTLDSAEAQVAAQAKAAGADSYKITSARADNGVDMTAELYK is encoded by the coding sequence ATGAAAACCATTAAAACCCTGACGCTGGCTGCTGTTGCTGCACTCTCTGTTGCTTCTTTTGGTAGCTTCGCTGCGGAAAGCATCTCTGTTCACGGCAGCACCCTGGATAGCGCAGAAGCACAGGTTGCGGCACAGGCGAAAGCCGCAGGCGCAGACAGCTATAAAATCACCAGCGCCCGTGCGGACAACGGCGTCGATATGACGGCTGAACTCTATAAATAA
- a CDS encoding alanine racemase, with amino-acid sequence MSIHFPLQPDGQLDTLRPAPRFKSVAGSGDTPLPTGTCVFSSDAVFSPMMIMKQSALEHNLRELAAFCRERGVILAAHAKTSMAPAILRRAVSEGGAWGLCAATPAQVRALRQAGIRNVFLANQLVDPAGIRWIGAWQQQHPDHAFLCYVDSLQGVKLLQQHLGGARIAVLLEMSVSGGRTGCRSAESALQIAEAIHASPALQLAGVAGYEGALGAARDAAGVQRVQAYCQMMIDTAAMLAEKQLFRSAEIILSAGGGAWFDVVAACFSAAQLPLPVTPLIRSGAYMAHDHGLYARIAPFAQPGAQHHFVPALEIWGRVLSRPEAGLAFVDFGRRDVPFDQDLPQPLWIRQADGSAPRDGRHLRITDVNDQHAYLQVPPEDALAPGDWVGCGISHPCTAFDKWRYLPLVDEAYCVTDSLETAF; translated from the coding sequence ATGTCGATTCATTTTCCCCTGCAGCCCGATGGCCAGCTGGATACGCTCCGGCCAGCGCCACGCTTTAAATCCGTCGCCGGATCGGGCGACACGCCGCTGCCCACGGGCACCTGCGTGTTCAGCAGCGACGCGGTGTTTTCGCCAATGATGATCATGAAACAATCCGCGCTGGAGCATAACCTGCGCGAACTGGCCGCGTTCTGTCGGGAACGTGGCGTAATCCTGGCCGCACATGCCAAAACCTCAATGGCACCGGCTATTCTGCGCCGCGCTGTCAGTGAAGGCGGTGCCTGGGGCCTGTGCGCGGCCACCCCGGCACAGGTGCGGGCGCTGCGCCAGGCGGGGATTCGCAATGTGTTTCTGGCAAATCAGCTGGTCGATCCGGCCGGCATTCGCTGGATTGGCGCGTGGCAGCAGCAGCATCCCGACCACGCTTTTCTCTGTTATGTCGATTCACTGCAGGGAGTAAAACTGCTGCAGCAGCATCTCGGCGGAGCACGGATCGCCGTGCTGCTGGAAATGTCAGTCAGCGGCGGCCGTACCGGATGCCGTTCAGCCGAGTCTGCATTGCAGATAGCCGAGGCGATTCACGCCAGTCCGGCGCTGCAGCTGGCTGGCGTCGCGGGCTATGAAGGCGCACTGGGTGCCGCCCGTGATGCGGCGGGCGTGCAGCGCGTACAGGCTTATTGCCAGATGATGATCGACACTGCGGCGATGCTGGCAGAAAAGCAGCTGTTCAGAAGCGCGGAAATCATTCTCAGCGCCGGCGGCGGCGCGTGGTTTGATGTGGTCGCGGCATGCTTCTCCGCAGCACAGCTGCCGCTGCCCGTTACCCCGCTGATTCGTTCCGGCGCGTACATGGCGCACGATCACGGTCTCTATGCGCGCATCGCTCCTTTTGCACAGCCCGGCGCGCAACACCATTTTGTTCCGGCGCTGGAGATTTGGGGGCGGGTGCTTTCACGTCCGGAAGCGGGCCTCGCTTTTGTGGATTTTGGTCGCCGCGACGTTCCGTTCGATCAGGATCTGCCGCAGCCGCTGTGGATCCGGCAGGCAGACGGTAGCGCACCGCGTGATGGCCGCCATCTGCGCATTACAGACGTCAACGATCAGCACGCCTATTTGCAGGTGCCGCCGGAGGACGCCTTAGCGCCGGGAGACTGGGTGGGCTGCGGCATATCCCATCCCTGCACAGCCTTCGATAAATGGCGTTATCTGCCGCTGGTGGATGAGGCCTATTGCGTCACAGATTCACTGGAAACAGCATTCTGA
- a CDS encoding NAD(P)-dependent alcohol dehydrogenase: MKINALVAQDAAQPLSSAHITLRAVQPQDVKIEILYCGVCHSDLHMARNEWAVSRYPLVPGHEIVGRVVETGDAVSQHRKGDIVGVGVMVDSCRQCHFCQQQEEQYCEAGFTATYNGIDKYTGDSTWGGYAQHVVVDQHFVVSVPESLPLAGVAPLLCAGVTVWSPLRHFNVQPGDKVGVVGLGGLGHMAVKLASALGAEVTLFTTSPGKGADARRLGASRVVVSRDAAQMAACQTSLDFIIDCVAAPHDLDPYLATLKTNGRLVLVGIPDHPHQSPNVTPMVFRRLSISGSSIGSIQETQEMLDFCGRHNITADIELIAGEEIEQAFVRMLNGDVKYRFVIDMQATRW, encoded by the coding sequence GTGAAAATTAACGCTCTGGTCGCACAGGATGCGGCTCAACCTCTCTCTTCAGCTCACATTACCCTGCGGGCCGTGCAGCCACAGGACGTCAAAATTGAGATCCTCTACTGCGGCGTGTGCCATTCTGACCTGCATATGGCACGCAATGAGTGGGCCGTCAGCCGTTATCCGTTAGTGCCGGGTCATGAAATTGTCGGACGCGTAGTGGAAACCGGCGACGCCGTCAGCCAGCATCGCAAAGGGGATATCGTTGGTGTTGGCGTCATGGTGGATTCCTGCCGCCAGTGCCATTTCTGCCAGCAGCAGGAAGAGCAGTATTGTGAAGCCGGCTTTACCGCGACCTACAACGGCATCGATAAATATACCGGTGACAGTACATGGGGCGGCTATGCGCAGCATGTGGTGGTCGATCAGCATTTTGTGGTATCAGTGCCGGAAAGCCTGCCGCTGGCGGGCGTCGCGCCGCTGCTTTGTGCTGGCGTGACCGTCTGGTCACCGCTGCGGCATTTCAACGTTCAGCCGGGTGATAAGGTGGGCGTGGTCGGGCTGGGCGGGTTAGGCCACATGGCCGTAAAACTGGCCAGCGCGCTGGGTGCGGAAGTGACGCTGTTTACCACTTCGCCAGGAAAGGGCGCCGACGCCCGTCGCCTTGGCGCATCGCGGGTGGTGGTTTCGCGCGATGCTGCACAGATGGCTGCCTGCCAGACTTCGCTGGATTTCATTATTGATTGTGTTGCTGCACCTCATGACCTCGATCCTTACCTGGCGACGCTGAAAACCAATGGCCGTCTGGTGCTGGTGGGCATTCCGGATCATCCCCATCAGTCACCCAATGTTACCCCGATGGTTTTCCGTCGTCTGAGCATCAGCGGATCGTCAATCGGCAGCATTCAGGAAACGCAGGAGATGCTGGATTTCTGCGGCAGGCACAATATCACGGCGGATATTGAACTGATTGCCGGTGAAGAGATCGAGCAGGCGTTTGTCCGCATGCTAAATGGCGATGTGAAGTACCGTTTTGTCATCGATATGCAGGCGACACGCTGGTAA
- a CDS encoding ABC transporter substrate-binding protein has protein sequence MIATSLKISAQAMAGALVLLALAGCTPADEKTAPGAAPQSTLQTVLQRGTLRVGDCLSFAPFGFYDKDGNPDGYDVDLAKALAKEMGVKLEMVNTTSANRIPNLQTNKVDVVFCNFTRNLERAKEIGFTQPYVVASEAMLVRKNSGIQSAHDMAGKTIATVKGSTNGDEVRNLGIDVKIQEYDSSQAAILAVKQGQADAMIEDNNFLAYQAKLDPSLTVTNEALVPLEYNAFGVKQGDQVWTNYLNEFLFEINASGQNAQLYEKWFGSKPRYPLNPQY, from the coding sequence ATGATCGCAACATCGCTGAAAATAAGCGCTCAGGCTATGGCAGGCGCGCTGGTATTGCTGGCGCTGGCTGGCTGCACACCTGCTGATGAAAAAACAGCGCCCGGCGCCGCGCCGCAATCCACGTTACAGACTGTATTACAACGCGGCACGCTGCGCGTTGGTGACTGTCTGAGCTTTGCGCCGTTTGGTTTTTACGATAAAGACGGCAACCCGGATGGTTATGACGTTGATCTGGCGAAAGCCCTGGCAAAAGAGATGGGGGTGAAGCTGGAGATGGTAAACACCACCAGCGCTAACCGCATCCCTAATCTGCAAACCAACAAGGTGGATGTGGTGTTCTGTAATTTCACCCGTAACCTTGAACGCGCCAAAGAGATTGGCTTTACCCAGCCTTATGTGGTTGCCAGTGAAGCCATGCTGGTGCGCAAAAACAGCGGTATTCAGTCAGCGCACGATATGGCCGGTAAAACCATTGCCACCGTCAAAGGTTCCACGAACGGTGATGAAGTGCGCAACCTCGGTATCGACGTAAAGATTCAGGAATATGACTCGTCACAGGCGGCCATCCTCGCGGTGAAACAGGGCCAGGCGGATGCAATGATCGAAGATAATAACTTCCTCGCGTATCAGGCGAAGCTGGATCCTTCCCTCACCGTAACCAATGAAGCGCTGGTGCCACTGGAGTACAACGCGTTTGGCGTCAAACAGGGCGATCAGGTCTGGACCAACTACCTCAATGAATTCCTGTTTGAAATTAACGCTTCTGGTCAGAACGCACAGCTGTATGAGAAATGGTTTGGCAGCAAACCGCGCTATCCGCTCAATCCGCAATATTGA
- a CDS encoding ABC transporter substrate-binding protein — MKTRLLLAMGLLVSTAAAATTYPLTVTDMDGHTQTIKQEPQHIILQDGRDVLTLALLDRDNPFQRVVAWNNLPKKQDTQTWEMLKNRWPQASRIVDMGFSDQGQVNLESVLAQKPDLMIAQLRAKPALQQSGVLNTLSSLHIPVVFLDYELNPAKNTASSVTLLGKVLNRESEAKAYTDFYQQQFARITQTVATVPHKPTVFIEPIAGNSDNCCFTHSHNGWGGLVEAVGGKNIGSALLPGSSGFVALEKIIAMKPDVYIMTGSKRPNGNVLPFGYNVGPESVKPVFRTLLQRTGLAQIEPVKAGRAYGVYHHFYNHPYNIIGMEILAKDLYPQQFADLKPVADFHTIIKKFTKLPDQPIELSYPDNQ; from the coding sequence ATGAAAACGCGCCTGTTACTGGCAATGGGTTTACTGGTTTCCACTGCGGCAGCGGCCACCACCTATCCGCTGACCGTCACTGACATGGACGGTCACACGCAGACCATTAAGCAGGAGCCGCAGCACATCATCCTGCAGGATGGCCGGGATGTTTTAACACTGGCGTTGCTCGATCGTGATAACCCGTTCCAGCGTGTTGTCGCGTGGAATAACCTGCCGAAAAAGCAGGACACCCAGACCTGGGAAATGCTGAAAAATCGCTGGCCGCAGGCCAGTCGCATCGTGGATATGGGCTTTAGCGATCAGGGACAGGTTAATCTTGAAAGCGTGCTGGCACAGAAACCTGACCTGATGATTGCGCAGCTGCGCGCAAAACCGGCGCTGCAGCAGTCCGGCGTGCTGAATACCTTATCCAGCCTGCATATCCCGGTGGTTTTCCTTGATTACGAACTGAATCCGGCTAAAAACACCGCATCCAGCGTCACCCTGCTGGGCAAAGTGCTTAACCGTGAAAGCGAAGCCAAAGCCTATACCGATTTTTATCAGCAGCAGTTTGCCCGTATCACGCAAACGGTGGCCACGGTGCCGCATAAACCCACCGTGTTTATTGAACCGATTGCCGGGAACAGCGATAACTGCTGTTTCACCCACAGCCATAATGGCTGGGGCGGTCTGGTTGAAGCGGTCGGCGGTAAAAATATTGGCTCAGCGCTGCTGCCGGGCAGTTCGGGCTTTGTGGCGCTGGAGAAAATCATTGCCATGAAACCGGACGTTTATATCATGACCGGATCAAAGCGCCCGAACGGCAACGTGCTGCCGTTTGGTTATAACGTCGGGCCGGAGAGCGTGAAGCCCGTCTTCCGCACGCTGCTGCAGCGTACCGGGCTGGCGCAGATCGAACCGGTGAAAGCGGGAAGGGCGTATGGCGTTTATCACCACTTCTATAATCACCCTTACAACATCATTGGTATGGAAATTCTGGCCAAAGACCTGTATCCGCAACAGTTTGCCGATCTCAAGCCGGTAGCGGATTTCCACACCATTATCAAAAAATTCACCAAATTGCCGGATCAGCCGATCGAACTCAGCTACCCGGACAATCAGTAA
- a CDS encoding Cof-type HAD-IIB family hydrolase, with the protein MAVKMIAVDMDGTFLDDNKQYNVQRFSRQYALLKEKGIRFVVASGNQYYQLQHYFPDIKDEIAFVAENGAWVSDSNEEIFCGELAPERVHQVLDILAKEPDISVVVCGRNGAYVHSTMSDDVMAMLANHYRRLEKRDNLYDIDDTIFKFSLNLAHEDVDALLARLHSELSAVENIMQPVSSGFGFVDLIIPGCHKAHGIALLQEKWGIDDCEVLAIGDSANDIEMLRQACYSFAMANAAAPVNAVARYKTESNNDEGALNVIARLLARETPFN; encoded by the coding sequence ATGGCAGTAAAAATGATTGCGGTGGATATGGATGGAACATTTCTCGATGACAATAAGCAGTACAACGTGCAGCGTTTTTCGCGCCAGTACGCGCTGCTGAAAGAGAAAGGTATCCGCTTTGTGGTCGCCAGCGGCAATCAGTATTACCAGTTACAGCACTACTTCCCGGACATTAAGGATGAGATCGCCTTTGTGGCGGAAAACGGTGCCTGGGTATCAGACAGTAACGAAGAAATTTTCTGCGGTGAACTGGCACCTGAGCGGGTACATCAGGTGCTCGATATCCTGGCAAAAGAACCCGATATCAGCGTTGTGGTGTGTGGCCGTAATGGCGCGTATGTCCACAGCACGATGTCGGATGATGTCATGGCGATGCTGGCAAACCACTATCGCCGGCTGGAAAAGCGCGACAACCTATACGATATCGATGACACCATTTTTAAATTCTCTCTGAACCTGGCCCACGAAGATGTGGATGCGCTGCTGGCTCGCCTGCACAGCGAACTGAGCGCGGTTGAAAATATTATGCAGCCGGTTTCCAGCGGCTTTGGTTTTGTCGATCTGATTATTCCGGGCTGCCACAAGGCACACGGGATTGCGCTGTTGCAGGAGAAGTGGGGCATCGACGATTGTGAAGTGCTGGCGATTGGTGACAGCGCGAATGATATCGAAATGCTGCGTCAGGCCTGCTACAGCTTTGCGATGGCGAACGCCGCGGCACCGGTCAACGCTGTCGCACGCTATAAAACGGAAAGCAACAACGACGAAGGGGCGCTCAACGTGATTGCCCGTCTGCTGGCGCGGGAAACGCCATTTAACTGA
- a CDS encoding amino acid ABC transporter permease, with protein sequence MNDLIVSALPILLKGLGVTLLLSVAAIAGSTLLGLLAAILRTSRLPVLKPIAVLYTELFRGTPVLITLMFIYFGVAYFGYEINLFAAGILGLSIYQGAYIAEVFRAGIESVPKGQWEVSWILGLSKRQTFLNVILPQTRGIVLPPLAGQYLSLIKDTSIVSMIGMSELMHQGQAIVDRIGQPVVIYALVAALYFAICFPLSRWVQHHHTRSQIS encoded by the coding sequence ATGAATGATCTGATTGTCAGCGCACTGCCCATCCTGCTGAAAGGGCTGGGTGTGACGCTGCTGCTCTCGGTAGCCGCAATCGCCGGCAGCACGCTGCTGGGTTTGCTGGCTGCGATACTGCGCACCAGCCGGCTGCCGGTGTTAAAACCGATCGCCGTGCTCTACACCGAATTGTTCCGTGGCACGCCGGTGCTGATCACGCTGATGTTTATCTATTTTGGCGTGGCTTACTTTGGTTATGAGATCAATCTGTTCGCGGCGGGCATTCTTGGACTGAGCATCTACCAGGGCGCGTATATCGCTGAAGTGTTCCGCGCTGGCATTGAGTCCGTGCCAAAAGGTCAGTGGGAAGTCTCCTGGATTCTGGGGCTGTCAAAGCGTCAGACCTTCCTGAACGTAATATTGCCGCAGACGCGCGGCATCGTCCTGCCACCGCTGGCAGGGCAATATTTGTCACTGATTAAAGATACGTCGATTGTCAGCATGATCGGTATGTCCGAACTGATGCATCAGGGCCAGGCGATCGTGGATCGCATTGGCCAGCCGGTGGTGATTTATGCGCTGGTTGCTGCGCTGTACTTTGCCATCTGTTTTCCTCTTTCCCGTTGGGTTCAACATCATCACACCAGGAGCCAGATATCATGA